One part of the Candidatus Aquiluna sp. UB-MaderosW2red genome encodes these proteins:
- a CDS encoding VIT1/CCC1 transporter family protein — translation MTKTSEQTLELKLNWLRAAVLGANDGVVSVAGVVMGVAGAGADNLAILVAGVAALVAGAISMGGGEYVSVSAQRDTEIGHGRPRSEVTAAPWSAAIASLIAFFLSGLIPLIAITGPWGEFRILATVLSVFVALAITGFWAAKVGQASKRASVMRNVTVSILTMSIAYGIGALLGVTVL, via the coding sequence ATGACCAAAACATCAGAACAAACCCTTGAGCTAAAGCTCAACTGGTTGAGAGCGGCAGTGCTGGGTGCTAACGACGGCGTGGTCTCGGTGGCCGGTGTCGTAATGGGAGTCGCTGGCGCAGGAGCCGACAACCTGGCTATTTTGGTAGCGGGAGTCGCAGCTCTAGTAGCGGGTGCTATTTCCATGGGTGGAGGCGAATACGTATCCGTAAGCGCGCAGCGCGACACTGAAATTGGTCATGGTCGCCCTCGAAGTGAAGTAACGGCCGCTCCCTGGTCTGCCGCAATTGCCTCACTGATTGCTTTTTTTCTGAGCGGTCTTATCCCTCTGATTGCCATCACCGGCCCGTGGGGGGAATTCAGGATTCTCGCCACGGTTTTGTCGGTATTTGTGGCCCTAGCAATAACTGGTTTTTGGGCTGCCAAGGTTGGCCAGGCATCGAAACGGGCATCTGTGATGAGAAACGTTACGGTAAGCATTCTGACGATGTCCATCGCCTATGGAATCGGTGCACTTCTTGGAGTGACAGTTCTCTAA
- the ruvA gene encoding Holliday junction branch migration protein RuvA: MISSLSGKILELGTDNAVISVGGIGLRVALTPRHALTLRNQQEVFLHTKLIVREDDLSLFGFESTNQRELFDLLCSVNGIGPKLAMTVLAGLSENKLRSAVNNNDEAVFRSVSGIGPKTAKLILISLAGKVGLSSISPVNDKVLQALLQLGTDDSKARAALAQLPEGLGESQLLKQALVILGAGKLVGSE; encoded by the coding sequence GTGATTTCATCTTTGAGCGGCAAGATCCTTGAATTAGGGACTGATAATGCCGTAATCAGCGTTGGAGGAATCGGGCTAAGAGTGGCACTTACCCCCCGCCACGCCCTTACCCTTCGGAACCAGCAAGAAGTTTTTCTGCACACGAAATTGATTGTTAGAGAAGATGACCTTTCACTTTTTGGCTTTGAATCTACAAATCAGCGCGAGCTGTTCGATCTACTTTGCTCGGTAAATGGAATAGGTCCGAAACTTGCGATGACCGTGCTGGCTGGCCTGTCTGAAAACAAGCTACGCAGTGCCGTTAATAATAATGACGAGGCAGTGTTTCGCTCTGTTAGTGGAATCGGGCCAAAGACTGCGAAGTTGATTCTTATTTCGCTTGCGGGCAAGGTTGGTCTCAGTTCTATTTCGCCAGTGAATGACAAGGTACTTCAGGCCTTGCTGCAGCTTGGAACAGATGATTCTAAGGCTCGCGCAGCCTTGGCACAGCTCCCCGAAGGTCTTGGCGAGTCCCAGCTTCTAAAACAAGCATTGGTCATTCTTGGGGCTGGAAAGCTGGTTGGCAGTGAGTGA
- a CDS encoding HIT domain-containing protein, with translation MSGMQDNFSRLWTPHRMVYLQNGQQPKDEDCPFCLAPQKAPEDGLVVRKGKTSYVLLNMFPYNAGHLLVCPYRHVDTFDKATQEEVAEIGLLTQQGMRTLQEVSGVHGFNIGMNQGEVAGAGIASHLHQHIVPRWRNDSNFFPIIAQTKAMPKLLGEVRETIEQNWVTHL, from the coding sequence ATGTCGGGCATGCAGGACAATTTTTCCAGACTTTGGACCCCGCATCGAATGGTGTATTTGCAAAACGGTCAGCAACCCAAAGATGAAGATTGTCCTTTTTGCTTGGCGCCTCAAAAAGCTCCTGAAGATGGCCTGGTGGTCCGCAAGGGGAAAACCAGCTACGTGCTTCTAAACATGTTTCCATACAATGCCGGCCACCTGCTGGTATGCCCTTATCGGCACGTTGACACTTTTGACAAGGCCACTCAGGAAGAAGTAGCTGAAATTGGGCTACTTACGCAGCAGGGGATGCGCACACTACAAGAAGTTTCAGGGGTTCACGGCTTCAACATAGGCATGAATCAAGGCGAGGTGGCGGGAGCTGGCATAGCGTCACACCTGCACCAACACATAGTGCCGCGCTGGCGAAACGATTCCAACTTTTTTCCAATCATTGCTCAGACCAAAGCGATGCCAAAATTACTTGGTGAAGTTAGGGAAACAATTGAGCAAAATTGGGTTACACACCTTTAG
- the ruvC gene encoding crossover junction endodeoxyribonuclease RuvC: protein MPLILGVDPGLTRCGFGLLRTEDQTAIGFGMFQTKPAQEPRDRVGQISHELEQLIDEHKPNLIALERVFAQANLRSVMGVAQISGALMAIAYSRDIPLQFFTPSEVKAAVTGNGRATKEQVGMMVQRILKLKELPQPADVADALAVALTASKKGIGVGTPAQSAWVKAAKAANRKLG, encoded by the coding sequence GTGCCTCTGATTCTTGGAGTTGATCCGGGGCTGACGCGCTGTGGCTTCGGACTCCTAAGGACTGAGGATCAAACTGCGATTGGCTTTGGAATGTTTCAAACAAAGCCGGCCCAGGAGCCAAGAGATCGAGTCGGGCAAATTTCCCATGAACTTGAGCAATTAATAGACGAACACAAACCGAACCTCATTGCATTGGAAAGAGTTTTCGCTCAAGCGAACCTCAGAAGCGTTATGGGGGTGGCTCAAATCTCTGGCGCGCTGATGGCGATTGCTTACTCACGAGATATTCCACTTCAGTTCTTCACCCCGAGTGAAGTGAAAGCCGCTGTCACAGGAAACGGCAGGGCCACCAAAGAACAAGTCGGAATGATGGTTCAGCGAATACTCAAGCTCAAGGAGCTACCTCAACCGGCAGACGTTGCTGATGCCCTGGCGGTAGCCCTGACGGCATCCAAAAAGGGAATCGGCGTTGGAACTCCTGCACAAAGCGCCTGGGTCAAAGCCGCTAAAGCCGCAAACCGCAAGTTAGGGTAG
- the thrS gene encoding threonine--tRNA ligase: MRVNDELRDLAHVLIESDSISGVLITSQDGLAILRHSAAHVMAQAVQELFPDSKLGIGPPIKDGFYFDFDVAESFKPEDLKKIQKRMKELVGKSQRFVRREVSDQEARELMKSEPYKLELIGLKSTDVGEAAAEVGAGGLSVYENLNPDGTVAWLDLCRGPHLSNTRQIGKGFSILRSAAAYWRGNENNKQLQRIYGTAWATQEDHDEYLSRIEEAQKRDHRKLGVELDLFSFPEEIGSGLAVFHPKGGVIRKVMEDYSRKRHEEAGYEFVYTPHITKSNLFEISGHLQWYADGMFPPMKLDAEFDEEGKLKKQGQDYYLKPMNCPFHILIFRSRSRSYRELPLRMFEFGAVYRYEKSGVLHGLTRVRGMSQDDAHLFVTPDQLEQELTSVLKFVLELLGDYGLNDFYLELSTRDPENPKFVGSDEVWDSATNTLAKVAKDSGLELVSDPGGAAFYGPKISIQAKDAIGRTWQMSTIQLDFNLPERFDLDYIGSDGEKHRPIMIHRALFGSIERFFGVLTEHYAGHFPPWLAPVQVVGVPIADEFGDYLQGFADELKSLGVRVEVDHSDNRMQKKIRDHTLSRVPFILIAGARDVEAGTVSFRYRDGRQENDISIEDAKTLILEAIEQKTQV; this comes from the coding sequence ATGCGAGTCAATGATGAACTCAGGGATTTGGCTCACGTACTGATTGAATCGGATTCGATTTCAGGGGTTCTCATCACTAGCCAGGATGGTCTGGCAATTCTTCGTCATTCAGCCGCCCACGTCATGGCCCAGGCTGTTCAAGAACTCTTTCCAGATTCCAAATTGGGAATCGGGCCGCCCATCAAAGATGGCTTCTACTTTGACTTCGATGTGGCCGAGTCATTCAAGCCTGAGGATCTAAAGAAGATTCAAAAGCGCATGAAGGAACTCGTAGGCAAGTCTCAGCGATTCGTGCGCCGAGAAGTCTCCGATCAAGAAGCTCGCGAGCTAATGAAGAGTGAGCCTTATAAACTCGAACTTATTGGCCTAAAGTCCACCGATGTTGGCGAGGCCGCGGCCGAGGTTGGGGCCGGAGGTCTTTCAGTTTACGAAAATCTCAACCCGGACGGCACTGTTGCGTGGCTGGACTTGTGTCGCGGGCCACATCTTTCAAACACCAGGCAAATTGGCAAAGGATTTTCCATATTGCGCTCGGCGGCAGCTTACTGGCGGGGAAATGAAAATAACAAGCAACTTCAGCGCATCTACGGCACAGCCTGGGCCACGCAGGAGGATCATGATGAATATCTTTCAAGGATCGAAGAGGCTCAAAAGCGCGACCATAGGAAGCTAGGCGTTGAACTAGACCTATTTTCTTTTCCCGAAGAGATTGGTTCGGGCCTTGCGGTGTTCCACCCCAAGGGTGGAGTCATTCGCAAGGTAATGGAGGATTACAGCCGGAAGCGCCACGAAGAGGCTGGCTACGAGTTTGTTTACACGCCACACATCACAAAGTCCAACCTGTTTGAAATATCAGGTCATCTGCAGTGGTATGCCGATGGCATGTTCCCACCAATGAAGCTTGACGCAGAATTCGACGAAGAGGGAAAGCTAAAAAAGCAGGGGCAGGACTACTACCTAAAGCCAATGAACTGCCCGTTCCACATTCTGATCTTTCGCTCACGGTCTCGGAGTTATCGCGAGCTTCCCCTGAGGATGTTTGAATTTGGGGCCGTTTATCGATACGAGAAATCAGGCGTGCTGCACGGCCTAACAAGGGTTCGAGGCATGTCTCAGGATGATGCTCACTTATTCGTCACCCCCGATCAATTAGAACAAGAACTCACCAGCGTTTTGAAGTTCGTGCTTGAGCTGCTTGGTGACTATGGGTTGAATGACTTTTACTTAGAGCTTTCGACCAGGGACCCTGAGAACCCAAAGTTTGTTGGTAGCGATGAGGTTTGGGATTCGGCCACGAACACCTTGGCAAAAGTTGCGAAAGATTCTGGACTCGAGTTGGTCTCCGACCCCGGAGGAGCTGCTTTCTATGGCCCTAAAATCTCAATCCAAGCCAAAGACGCCATTGGTCGAACTTGGCAAATGAGTACGATTCAACTGGACTTTAATCTTCCCGAGCGATTCGATCTTGATTACATCGGATCCGATGGCGAGAAGCATCGCCCGATCATGATTCATCGAGCATTGTTTGGCTCAATCGAAAGATTCTTTGGTGTGCTAACTGAGCACTACGCGGGGCACTTCCCACCATGGCTTGCGCCGGTTCAAGTGGTTGGTGTTCCGATTGCCGATGAATTCGGGGACTATCTTCAGGGCTTTGCCGATGAACTTAAGTCTTTAGGAGTTCGAGTTGAAGTTGATCACTCTGATAACCGGATGCAAAAAAAGATCCGAGACCACACCCTTTCAAGGGTTCCTTTTATCCTGATTGCCGGAGCAAGGGATGTTGAAGCCGGAACCGTCAGCTTCCGCTACCGCGATGGTCGACAGGAAAATGACATTTCAATTGAAGATGCTAAAACACTGATTCTTGAGGCCATTGAGCAAAAGACGCAGGTCTAG
- the ruvB gene encoding Holliday junction branch migration DNA helicase RuvB: MESWLAVSELSTEEREIEQALRPASLSEFVGQQRVVDQLSLIITAAKMGNRTPDHVLLAGPPGLGKTTLAMIVAHESGRALKLTSGPAIQSSGDLASILSALEPGDVLFIDEIHRMSRSSEEMLYLAMEDFRVDVMVGKGPGAASISLEIAPFTLVGATTRSGMLPTPLRDRFGFTAFLEYYEPSDLETVVLRSAARLGISMPEESARLIARRARGTPRIANRLLRRVRDYVAVHSKGQIDQNSVFKAMELFEIDDQGLDRVDRQILSLLATKFAAKPVGLSTLAVAIGEEPDTIEAVIEPYLIRVGYLQRTPRGREITALGISHLGLA; the protein is encoded by the coding sequence CTGGAAAGCTGGTTGGCAGTGAGTGAACTATCCACCGAAGAGCGGGAGATTGAACAGGCCCTAAGGCCCGCTTCGCTAAGTGAATTTGTTGGTCAGCAGCGTGTGGTGGATCAGCTTTCTTTGATAATCACCGCCGCAAAAATGGGTAATAGAACCCCTGATCACGTGCTGCTTGCGGGTCCGCCCGGCCTGGGAAAAACAACTCTTGCGATGATCGTGGCTCACGAATCTGGCAGAGCACTAAAACTAACCAGTGGCCCCGCTATCCAGTCGAGTGGGGATTTAGCTTCAATTCTCTCCGCGCTGGAACCCGGCGATGTTTTATTCATAGACGAAATACACCGGATGTCGCGCAGCTCGGAGGAGATGCTTTATCTGGCGATGGAGGACTTCAGGGTCGATGTGATGGTTGGCAAAGGGCCCGGAGCTGCCTCTATCTCTTTGGAGATCGCGCCGTTCACTCTTGTCGGGGCCACAACCAGAAGCGGGATGTTACCAACACCACTTAGAGACCGCTTCGGATTTACCGCATTCTTGGAATATTACGAACCCAGTGACCTCGAAACTGTGGTTCTGAGAAGCGCAGCCCGGCTTGGAATCTCTATGCCAGAGGAGTCCGCAAGACTGATAGCGAGGCGCGCGCGAGGCACGCCCAGAATTGCCAACCGATTGCTTCGCAGAGTTAGGGACTATGTGGCCGTGCACTCCAAGGGACAGATTGATCAGAACTCTGTTTTCAAGGCGATGGAGCTGTTTGAGATTGATGATCAGGGCTTAGACCGAGTAGACAGGCAGATTCTCAGCTTATTAGCGACCAAGTTCGCTGCTAAGCCGGTTGGTCTTTCTACCCTTGCGGTTGCTATCGGCGAGGAGCCGGACACCATTGAGGCGGTAATCGAGCCCTATTTGATTAGGGTGGGGTATTTACAACGAACCCCAAGAGGTCGAGAGATAACAGCGCTCGGGATTTCCCATTTAGGGCTAGCCTGA
- the mqo gene encoding malate dehydrogenase (quinone), with protein MSELENYDVALIGGGIMSATLATLIRKLSPKTSVIIFERLEDVALESSNPWNNAGTGHAALCELNYMPDSADGSLPDPSKAIAINEQFQVSRQFWASLVQEKILGKPDTFIRSVPHLTFVKGEKDADYLRRRHLALKDQPLFQGMEFSQSAKDLAKWVPLMADGRSNEVFAITKIDQGTDVDFGAITQQLISWLEKNEVRVEVKTEVKGLYQFVDGDWQLTLGGSDWTRMVRAKKVFVGAGGYALKLLQSSKIPQIKGYGTFPVSGHFLRTNNPELVAKHQAKVYSQAAVGAPPMSVPHLDTRVVDGKASLLFGPFAGINPKFLKRGSILDLPLSIRIANIVPYLSVALKNFPLVTYLVKEILKSRKQKLESLREFVPEAKDQDWFLYEAGQRAQVIKPGVGGGSLQFGTELIASEDGTIAGLLGASPGASVAVSVMLEVLEKFYPSEFDDWNQEIKKMIPSYGVKLNDDAALAKKTLAASAKTLGLVA; from the coding sequence GTGTCTGAGCTAGAAAACTACGATGTTGCGCTAATTGGTGGCGGAATCATGAGCGCCACTTTGGCTACCTTGATTAGAAAACTAAGCCCCAAAACTTCAGTGATTATTTTTGAACGCCTCGAAGATGTCGCTCTGGAAAGCTCTAACCCTTGGAACAACGCGGGCACCGGCCATGCGGCGCTGTGCGAACTGAACTACATGCCCGATAGCGCCGATGGCTCACTGCCCGATCCTTCAAAAGCCATCGCAATTAACGAACAATTTCAGGTCTCCAGACAATTCTGGGCTTCCCTGGTTCAAGAGAAAATTCTGGGCAAGCCGGACACTTTTATTCGCTCCGTGCCACACCTGACCTTTGTAAAGGGTGAAAAGGATGCCGATTACCTCAGGCGCAGACACCTCGCCCTCAAGGACCAGCCTCTGTTTCAAGGCATGGAATTCAGTCAGAGCGCCAAGGATTTGGCTAAATGGGTTCCCTTGATGGCCGATGGCCGTTCAAACGAGGTGTTCGCTATTACGAAGATTGACCAGGGTACCGATGTTGACTTTGGAGCCATAACGCAGCAACTAATTTCGTGGTTGGAAAAAAACGAGGTGCGTGTTGAGGTCAAGACTGAAGTAAAAGGTCTCTACCAGTTCGTCGATGGCGACTGGCAGCTCACCCTGGGGGGTTCGGATTGGACCCGGATGGTGAGGGCTAAAAAAGTTTTTGTAGGGGCCGGTGGTTACGCGCTCAAACTGTTGCAGTCCTCTAAAATTCCGCAAATCAAGGGTTATGGAACCTTTCCGGTTTCCGGTCACTTTCTCAGGACAAATAATCCAGAACTGGTTGCAAAACATCAGGCCAAGGTCTATTCACAGGCAGCAGTTGGCGCTCCCCCAATGTCGGTTCCGCACCTTGACACACGAGTAGTGGATGGTAAGGCTTCGCTTTTGTTTGGCCCGTTCGCAGGGATAAATCCCAAATTTCTCAAACGGGGCTCTATTTTGGATTTGCCGCTATCGATCAGGATTGCCAACATTGTTCCCTATTTGAGCGTTGCATTGAAGAATTTCCCACTGGTCACCTACCTCGTGAAGGAAATCTTGAAGTCTCGAAAGCAAAAACTTGAGAGCCTCAGAGAATTTGTTCCAGAGGCAAAGGACCAAGATTGGTTCCTCTACGAAGCTGGTCAAAGGGCTCAGGTAATAAAGCCCGGAGTGGGCGGCGGCTCGCTGCAGTTTGGCACGGAACTGATAGCCAGTGAGGATGGAACTATTGCAGGGCTACTGGGGGCTTCCCCTGGGGCGTCAGTCGCGGTGAGCGTAATGCTTGAGGTTTTGGAAAAGTTCTACCCGTCGGAATTTGACGACTGGAATCAGGAAATCAAAAAGATGATCCCGAGCTACGGTGTGAAGTTAAATGATGATGCCGCGTTGGCCAAAAAGACGCTTGCCGCAAGCGCTAAAACCCTTGGGCTGGTTGCTTAG
- the yajC gene encoding preprotein translocase subunit YajC, whose translation MDLILIGVLAVMVLLLINQNRKRKKDANALVEALVVGAKVILHSGIKGTVTLIEDSELEIESTPGAKLRVVKQAVRTIEKEIEPEIEEEETDPKVEGN comes from the coding sequence ATGGATCTAATTTTAATTGGCGTGCTCGCGGTCATGGTTTTGTTATTGATTAATCAAAATCGCAAGCGCAAGAAAGATGCCAACGCCCTGGTGGAAGCCCTAGTAGTTGGCGCCAAGGTGATTCTGCATTCCGGCATTAAAGGTACCGTCACACTGATCGAAGACTCCGAGCTGGAAATTGAATCCACCCCCGGAGCAAAACTTAGAGTTGTTAAACAAGCAGTTCGCACAATCGAAAAAGAGATCGAACCAGAGATCGAAGAAGAAGAGACCGATCCAAAGGTTGAGGGGAACTAA
- the pdxS gene encoding pyridoxal 5'-phosphate synthase lyase subunit PdxS has protein sequence MSQQENATPLVKRGLAEMLKGGVIMDVVNAAQARIAEDAGAVAVMALERVPADIRSQGGVARMSDPDLIEQIMAEVSIPVMAKTRIGHFVEAQILQSLEVDYIDESEVLSPADYVNHIDKWDFNIPFVCGASNLGEALRRITEGAAMIRSKGEAGTGDVSEATKHIRTIFGEIRSLASKSPEELYVAAKELQAPYSLVKEVAQTGKLPVVMFVAGGIATPADAAMMMQLGADGVFVGSGVFKSGDPIARAIAIVKATTFFDDPKVVADASRGLGEAMVGINVSDLPAPHRLSERGW, from the coding sequence ATGTCACAGCAAGAGAATGCAACTCCTTTAGTCAAGCGCGGTCTAGCAGAGATGCTAAAGGGCGGTGTAATTATGGACGTGGTGAACGCAGCACAGGCCAGAATTGCAGAGGATGCCGGCGCTGTAGCGGTAATGGCTCTCGAGAGAGTCCCCGCGGACATTCGATCCCAAGGCGGGGTAGCTCGCATGAGCGATCCGGACTTGATCGAGCAGATCATGGCAGAAGTCTCTATCCCAGTAATGGCTAAGACTCGAATCGGCCACTTTGTTGAAGCGCAGATACTGCAGTCCTTAGAGGTTGATTACATCGACGAATCCGAAGTGCTTTCTCCTGCCGACTATGTCAACCACATTGATAAGTGGGATTTCAACATTCCATTCGTTTGCGGCGCTAGCAACCTCGGGGAGGCCCTTCGCAGAATCACCGAAGGCGCAGCGATGATTCGCTCTAAGGGTGAGGCTGGCACGGGAGATGTTTCGGAAGCCACAAAGCACATCCGCACCATCTTCGGCGAGATCCGCTCTTTGGCGTCCAAGTCACCCGAGGAGCTTTACGTGGCTGCAAAGGAATTGCAGGCCCCGTATTCACTAGTCAAAGAAGTTGCTCAGACTGGAAAACTTCCGGTTGTGATGTTTGTGGCAGGAGGCATTGCAACTCCTGCGGATGCAGCGATGATGATGCAACTTGGTGCAGATGGCGTCTTTGTTGGCTCGGGTGTTTTTAAGTCGGGGGACCCGATTGCTCGCGCAATAGCTATCGTGAAGGCAACTACATTTTTTGATGACCCCAAAGTCGTAGCAGATGCTTCTCGCGGATTGGGAGAGGCGATGGTTGGAATCAACGTAAGCGATCTTCCGGCACCGCACCGTCTATCGGAGCGCGGCTGGTAA
- a CDS encoding YebC/PmpR family DNA-binding transcriptional regulator, with protein MSGHSKWATTKHKKAAIDAKRAKLFAKLIKNIEVAARMGGSDLEGNPTLYDAVYKARKASLPLDNIERAVKRGSGELGDGVHYLNILYEGYGPNGIALLIECLTDNKNRAAAEVRLAMNRNHGSMADPGSVSYQFARKGVILVAGTSSEDAILEATLEHELEDIESNGESFILTCDPSSMVQARESLQKAGLEYESADVEFISAIRIQSDADTAEKVIKLIEALEELDDVQNVYSNMDVSPAALAELEARG; from the coding sequence ATGTCAGGACACTCAAAGTGGGCAACCACCAAACACAAAAAAGCGGCGATTGATGCCAAGCGTGCCAAGCTATTTGCAAAGCTAATCAAGAATATTGAAGTGGCCGCACGCATGGGTGGTTCGGATCTGGAGGGGAATCCAACCCTCTACGACGCAGTTTATAAGGCCCGTAAAGCATCCCTGCCGCTTGATAACATCGAACGCGCGGTAAAGCGTGGATCCGGAGAACTCGGGGATGGCGTTCACTATCTGAACATTCTCTACGAAGGCTACGGCCCAAATGGAATCGCACTATTGATCGAGTGCCTGACCGACAATAAAAATCGCGCGGCCGCTGAGGTCAGGCTCGCCATGAATCGAAATCACGGTTCAATGGCAGACCCCGGTTCGGTGAGCTATCAATTCGCTCGCAAGGGCGTCATTCTGGTTGCCGGCACAAGCTCCGAGGACGCGATCTTGGAAGCAACCCTCGAGCACGAGCTTGAAGACATTGAATCAAATGGCGAATCTTTCATCTTGACTTGCGATCCAAGCTCGATGGTCCAAGCCCGAGAGTCACTTCAAAAAGCTGGTTTGGAATATGAATCAGCCGATGTTGAGTTCATTTCGGCAATAAGAATCCAATCAGATGCCGATACTGCCGAAAAAGTAATCAAACTCATAGAAGCCCTGGAAGAGCTCGATGATGTTCAGAATGTCTATTCCAACATGGATGTATCGCCAGCCGCCCTGGCTGAGCTGGAAGCCAGGGGATAG
- the pdxT gene encoding pyridoxal 5'-phosphate synthase glutaminase subunit PdxT, translated as MLIGVLGLQGDYREHEAMLESLSVKAKKVRTAAELLNIDGLIIPGGESTAMSNLAKSFGLIEPLRDFVKAKPTLGTCAGLIMLSEEVEGAIPGQEFLGGLPIRTSRNAYGGQSYSFEAQIEIAGQKADVAFIRAPKILDTKKTEVIATLNGEPVAVKYRNIFGASFHPEITKNPILHSLFIDAVKKHKER; from the coding sequence TTGCTGATCGGAGTCCTGGGCCTTCAGGGAGATTATCGAGAGCATGAAGCGATGCTCGAATCTTTGAGTGTCAAGGCTAAAAAGGTAAGGACCGCAGCGGAGCTTCTAAATATCGATGGGCTGATAATCCCCGGTGGAGAGTCAACCGCGATGTCTAACTTGGCTAAGTCCTTCGGCTTGATTGAGCCGCTCAGGGATTTCGTGAAAGCCAAACCGACACTTGGCACTTGTGCTGGTCTCATAATGCTGTCAGAAGAAGTCGAGGGTGCGATACCGGGCCAAGAGTTTTTGGGTGGCCTGCCGATTAGGACAAGCAGAAATGCCTACGGCGGTCAGAGTTACTCATTCGAAGCGCAAATCGAAATAGCTGGTCAAAAAGCAGATGTCGCCTTTATTCGAGCTCCCAAAATTCTTGATACCAAAAAAACCGAGGTGATTGCGACACTAAATGGCGAGCCAGTGGCCGTAAAGTATCGCAATATATTTGGGGCGAGCTTTCACCCTGAGATTACAAAAAATCCAATACTCCACAGCTTGTTCATAGATGCTGTAAAAAAGCATAAAGAGCGGTAA